Proteins encoded in a region of the Bacillaceae bacterium S4-13-56 genome:
- a CDS encoding 16S rRNA (uracil(1498)-N(3))-methyltransferase, whose amino-acid sequence MQRYFVPSKQWSDNQVSITGKDVHHMKRVMRMQISDYIIICNQETGETGKYQIEQISEDEVLATRVEKIEEQTEVPVRVTIAQALPKGDKLDLILQKGTELGASEFLVFESKRSVVKWDQKKAVKKKERLDKIVKEASEQSHRTVIPAISITTWNDIISSATNYDTCLFAYEEEVRIEHQPLLKNKIEQMAVGQKVILLIGPEGGINQEEALQLRENGFTSIRLGPRILRTETAALYFLAALSYHFEE is encoded by the coding sequence ATGCAACGATATTTTGTTCCTTCCAAACAGTGGTCGGATAACCAAGTTTCCATAACAGGAAAAGATGTTCATCACATGAAAAGAGTGATGAGAATGCAAATCTCGGATTATATCATTATATGTAATCAAGAAACTGGTGAAACTGGAAAATATCAAATTGAGCAAATCAGTGAGGATGAAGTTTTGGCAACCCGGGTTGAAAAGATTGAAGAACAAACGGAAGTGCCTGTTCGTGTAACCATTGCTCAAGCGCTTCCTAAAGGCGATAAGTTAGACCTTATTCTCCAAAAGGGAACAGAATTAGGTGCAAGTGAGTTCTTGGTTTTTGAAAGCAAACGCTCCGTTGTAAAATGGGATCAAAAGAAAGCGGTAAAGAAAAAAGAACGTCTTGATAAAATTGTAAAGGAAGCGAGTGAACAATCTCACCGGACGGTAATTCCAGCAATTTCTATAACAACTTGGAATGATATTATATCAAGTGCTACAAATTATGATACGTGTTTATTCGCATATGAGGAAGAAGTACGTATAGAACATCAACCCTTATTAAAGAACAAGATAGAACAGATGGCTGTGGGGCAAAAAGTTATACTCCTGATAGGGCCAGAGGGTGGAATCAACCAAGAGGAAGCATTACAACTACGAGAAAATGGTTTTACATCCATTCGATTAGGACCAAGAATATTAAGGACTGAAACAGCAGCACTTTACTTTTTGGCTGCATTGTCCTATCATTTTGAAGAGTAA
- the hrcA gene encoding heat-inducible transcriptional repressor HrcA: MLSDRQLQILQVIVDDFIQTAQPIGSRAISKKDHVSYSSATIRNEMADLEEMGFLEKTHSSSGRIPSEKGYRFYVDHLLAPFRMSKKDLNLIREAFNDHLIELEHTVQRAATILSELSNYTSIVLGPEVYETKLKQLEIIPLNDQSAVAILVTNTGHVEHRSFTVPEGVDPSDIQIMVNILNERLVGVPIVQLNDYINTEIATLLRKHTNNFEKSYKLLHSALLEKRPTKLYVGGKTNILAQPEFKDVNQIRTLLSIIEQEKEIAPIIRQNNEGVRVVIGQENKVQAMQNCSLITASYTFGDKQLGTIAILGPTRMEYSRVISLLNVLSGQMSKTFQSWYQNGS, from the coding sequence ATGTTATCAGATAGGCAATTACAAATTTTACAGGTTATTGTTGATGATTTCATTCAAACGGCACAACCGATCGGTTCACGTGCTATTTCTAAAAAGGATCATGTATCCTACAGTTCAGCAACCATAAGAAATGAAATGGCTGACTTGGAAGAAATGGGGTTTTTGGAAAAAACGCATTCTTCCTCGGGACGTATCCCATCAGAAAAAGGGTACCGATTTTATGTCGATCATTTACTAGCACCTTTTCGTATGAGTAAGAAAGACTTAAACTTGATTCGAGAAGCTTTTAATGACCATTTAATAGAACTGGAGCATACCGTTCAACGTGCTGCGACTATTTTGTCAGAGTTATCAAACTACACTTCTATTGTTTTGGGACCAGAAGTGTACGAAACGAAATTGAAGCAACTTGAAATTATCCCCTTAAATGATCAGTCAGCAGTAGCCATATTGGTAACAAATACTGGACATGTAGAACATCGGTCATTTACTGTTCCAGAGGGGGTAGATCCAAGCGACATTCAAATCATGGTGAATATCTTAAATGAACGGCTAGTTGGAGTTCCAATCGTTCAGTTAAACGATTATATCAATACGGAAATTGCGACATTGTTAAGAAAGCATACGAATAATTTCGAGAAGTCATACAAACTTTTGCACTCAGCATTGCTTGAGAAACGTCCAACAAAACTTTATGTTGGGGGTAAAACAAATATTCTAGCTCAACCTGAGTTTAAAGATGTAAATCAAATACGCACCCTTCTGTCTATTATTGAGCAAGAAAAAGAGATTGCGCCTATCATTCGTCAAAACAATGAGGGAGTAAGAGTTGTTATAGGACAAGAAAATAAGGTTCAAGCCATGCAAAACTGCAGTTTAATAACAGCATCTTATACCTTTGGTGATAAACAGTTAGGAACCATTGCTATTTTAGGTCCAACTCGGATGGAATATTCAAGAGTGATTTCGTTATTGAATGTTCTTTCTGGACAAATGAGTAAAACCTTTCAATCCTGGTATCAAAATGGATCATAA
- the hemW gene encoding radical SAM family heme chaperone HemW, with product MIRAAYVHVPFCRYLCHYCDFTKMYYQKELADQYINTLKMEIQRKKQQVDYGPLKTLYIGGGTPSALTPDQLTKLFSLLREQFTLESGAEFTVEANPDDFSDEKIRVFHEYGVNRVSLGVQSFEENLLEQLGRKHTKQDIYRSIDFLRKIGISNISLDLMAGLPGQTLKSFETSVDEALSFNLPHYSTYLLQIEPKTIFYLKYKEGKLSKPPEDLEVDMYHLLVSKMKEHGMDQYEISNFSKKGFESKHNLTYWNNGYYFGFGPGAHGYHPGKRIVNMRPVNHYIKSEGEAVLEEIPISRNEQIEEEMFLGLRKNQGVSLTKFKKKFGEDATVLFHQPISKLQNRGLLELEEGFLRLTETGRLISNEVFLEFLLS from the coding sequence ATGATAAGAGCGGCCTATGTACACGTACCTTTTTGTCGATATTTATGTCATTATTGTGATTTTACAAAAATGTATTATCAAAAAGAACTAGCAGATCAATATATAAATACTTTAAAAATGGAAATTCAAAGGAAAAAGCAACAGGTGGATTATGGCCCTTTGAAGACATTATATATTGGTGGGGGAACTCCATCAGCCCTCACACCAGACCAATTAACCAAATTGTTTTCTCTGCTACGGGAGCAATTTACACTTGAATCAGGAGCAGAATTTACAGTCGAAGCAAATCCTGACGATTTTTCTGATGAAAAAATAAGGGTGTTCCATGAATATGGTGTGAATCGGGTTTCCTTAGGTGTCCAAAGTTTCGAGGAAAATTTGCTTGAACAGTTAGGACGAAAACATACGAAGCAAGATATATATCGATCGATTGATTTTCTAAGAAAAATAGGGATCTCAAATATCTCATTGGACTTGATGGCGGGGTTGCCTGGTCAGACGTTAAAAAGTTTTGAAACTAGTGTAGACGAGGCACTTTCTTTCAATCTCCCTCATTATTCAACCTACCTTTTGCAAATCGAACCAAAAACAATTTTTTATCTGAAATATAAAGAAGGGAAATTATCAAAGCCACCCGAAGATTTGGAAGTGGATATGTACCATTTGCTTGTCTCAAAAATGAAAGAGCATGGTATGGATCAATATGAAATTAGTAATTTTTCTAAAAAAGGTTTCGAGAGTAAGCATAATCTTACGTATTGGAATAATGGATATTACTTTGGATTCGGACCAGGGGCTCATGGGTATCACCCTGGGAAACGAATTGTTAATATGAGACCAGTTAATCATTATATAAAATCAGAGGGAGAAGCAGTCTTAGAGGAAATTCCTATAAGTAGGAATGAACAGATTGAAGAGGAAATGTTTTTAGGATTGCGGAAAAATCAAGGGGTATCTTTAACAAAATTTAAAAAGAAATTTGGGGAAGATGCTACCGTATTGTTTCATCAACCTATCTCTAAGTTACAAAATAGAGGTTTACTTGAACTTGAGGAAGGATTCTTACGTTTAACTGAAACTGGCAGATTAATCAGCAATGAAGTGTTTCTAGAGTTTCTATTATCGTAA
- the dnaJ gene encoding molecular chaperone DnaJ: MSKRDYYEVLGVSKDASKDEIKKAYRKLARKYHPDVNKDQDAPEKFKEAKEAYEVLSDEQKRTQYDQFGHAGPQNQGFGGFGGAEDFGGFGDIFDMFFGGGGRQRDPNAPRKGADLQYTMTLSFEEGIFGKETDIQIPKEETCETCDGSGAKPGTHPETCSHCNGTGQMNVEQNTPFGRIVNRRVCQHCQGKGKIIKEKCRTCGGESKVQKQKKIHISIPAGIDEGQQIRVSGQGEPGVNGGPSGDLYVVIHIHNHEFFEREGDDIYCEMPLTFVQAALGDEVEVPTVHGRVKIKIPAGTQTGANFRLRGKGAPNVRGYGHGDQHVKIRVVTPKNLNERQKELLREFNDAGGNDPADEQQDSIFQRVKRAFKGE, encoded by the coding sequence GTGAGCAAACGGGATTATTATGAGGTGCTGGGAGTTTCCAAGGATGCCTCAAAAGATGAAATTAAGAAAGCCTACCGAAAACTTGCTCGAAAATACCATCCAGATGTAAATAAGGACCAAGATGCTCCTGAAAAGTTTAAAGAAGCAAAGGAAGCCTATGAGGTTCTAAGTGACGAGCAAAAGAGAACGCAGTATGACCAATTTGGCCATGCGGGACCTCAAAATCAAGGCTTTGGTGGTTTTGGGGGAGCGGAAGATTTCGGTGGTTTTGGAGATATTTTTGATATGTTCTTTGGTGGGGGTGGTCGCCAACGTGACCCAAATGCCCCGAGAAAAGGAGCAGATCTTCAGTATACAATGACATTAAGTTTTGAAGAAGGCATATTCGGAAAAGAGACAGATATCCAAATTCCAAAAGAAGAAACGTGTGAAACATGTGACGGGTCAGGAGCTAAACCTGGGACACATCCAGAAACCTGTTCCCACTGTAATGGTACTGGTCAAATGAATGTAGAACAGAATACTCCATTTGGCAGGATTGTAAATCGAAGAGTTTGTCAACACTGTCAAGGAAAAGGGAAGATTATTAAAGAAAAATGCAGAACATGTGGTGGAGAAAGCAAAGTACAGAAGCAAAAAAAAATTCATATCTCCATTCCAGCTGGTATTGATGAAGGTCAACAAATTCGTGTTTCTGGGCAGGGTGAACCAGGTGTAAATGGTGGTCCATCAGGAGATTTATATGTAGTGATTCATATCCATAATCATGAATTCTTCGAAAGAGAGGGAGACGACATTTACTGTGAAATGCCGCTCACTTTTGTCCAAGCAGCACTAGGAGATGAGGTTGAGGTTCCAACTGTACATGGACGAGTAAAAATTAAAATTCCAGCAGGAACTCAAACAGGTGCTAACTTCCGTCTTCGTGGTAAAGGGGCTCCTAATGTGAGAGGGTACGGACACGGGGATCAACATGTTAAAATCCGAGTTGTTACTCCTAAAAACTTAAATGAACGACAAAAGGAACTTCTTCGTGAATTTAATGATGCTGGGGGAAATGATCCTGCTGATGAGCAACAGGATTCGATTTTCCAAAGAGTAAAACGCGCATTTAAAGGCGAATAA
- the grpE gene encoding nucleotide exchange factor GrpE — protein sequence MTILEEKEETLEQDKITEENVEGNLEENVETEVVEESVSVQEYQNVQKEKDEVYQRFLRLQADYENFKRRTIKEREADRKYRSQDLIQDILPVLDNFERALQIQAEEASFSQFVDGMKMVYNQLRQALVKEGIEEIGAEGQPFDPNFHQAVMQVQDPEQPPNTIVEVFQKGYRLKDRVIRPAMVKVNE from the coding sequence GTGACGATCTTGGAAGAAAAAGAAGAAACGTTAGAACAGGATAAAATCACGGAAGAAAATGTTGAAGGGAATCTAGAAGAAAATGTTGAAACAGAAGTAGTAGAGGAATCTGTTTCTGTACAAGAGTATCAAAATGTACAGAAGGAAAAGGATGAAGTATATCAAAGATTTCTTCGCCTTCAAGCTGACTATGAGAATTTTAAACGTCGTACAATAAAGGAACGTGAAGCTGATCGAAAGTATCGCTCACAGGATCTTATTCAAGATATTTTGCCAGTTTTAGATAATTTTGAGAGGGCTCTTCAAATACAGGCAGAGGAGGCATCTTTTTCTCAGTTTGTTGATGGAATGAAAATGGTATACAATCAACTGCGACAGGCTCTGGTTAAAGAAGGTATAGAAGAAATTGGAGCAGAAGGGCAACCTTTTGATCCAAATTTCCACCAGGCGGTGATGCAGGTTCAAGACCCGGAACAACCACCTAACACAATAGTGGAAGTTTTTCAAAAGGGTTATCGTTTGAAGGACCGTGTGATCCGTCCTGCTATGGTTAAAGTAAATGAATAA
- the deoC gene encoding deoxyribose-phosphate aldolase — MEQQIANKIDHTLLKPDTTKEQIKRLCEEAEEYKFASVCVNPYWVSYCYDLLKKTDVKVCTVIGFPLGATTKEVKAFETKNAIENGAKEVDMVINIGALKDGNEEVVKADIQAVVEVAKGKALTKVIIETSLLTEEEKVRACQIAKEAGSDYVKTSTGFSGGGATVGDIKLMRETVGPDLGVKASGGVRDRETTLAMIEAGATRIGASAGVSIVKGEQGTSDY; from the coding sequence ATGGAACAACAAATTGCGAATAAAATCGATCACACCCTATTAAAACCCGATACGACAAAAGAGCAAATTAAAAGACTTTGTGAAGAAGCGGAAGAATATAAATTTGCTTCTGTATGTGTAAACCCATATTGGGTATCATACTGTTATGATTTGCTAAAGAAAACCGATGTAAAAGTTTGTACAGTTATAGGTTTTCCATTAGGAGCCACTACCAAAGAAGTAAAAGCATTCGAAACAAAAAATGCTATTGAAAATGGTGCGAAGGAAGTCGATATGGTCATCAACATTGGAGCCTTAAAAGATGGTAATGAAGAAGTGGTGAAGGCTGATATTCAAGCTGTAGTTGAGGTAGCCAAAGGAAAAGCTTTAACTAAAGTGATTATTGAAACTTCTTTATTAACAGAAGAAGAAAAAGTAAGGGCTTGTCAGATTGCGAAAGAAGCAGGATCAGATTATGTAAAAACATCTACAGGATTTTCTGGTGGAGGAGCAACTGTTGGAGATATTAAACTAATGAGAGAGACAGTTGGACCAGATCTAGGTGTTAAGGCCTCTGGTGGTGTACGTGACCGCGAAACCACCTTAGCCATGATCGAAGCTGGTGCAACTAGAATTGGAGCTAGTGCTGGTGTATCTATTGTTAAAGGTGAACAAGGAACTAGTGACTATTAA
- the dnaK gene encoding molecular chaperone DnaK has translation MGKIIGIDLGTTNSCVAVMEGGEAKVIPNPEGNRTTPSVVAFKNGERQVGEVAKRQAITNPNTIISIKRHMGTDYKVQVDDKSYTPQEISAAILQYIKSYAEDYLGEKVDKAVITVPAYFNDAERQATKDAGKIAGLEVERIINEPTAAALAYGIDKENEDQTILVYDLGGGTFDVSILDIGDGTFEVVATAGDNRLGGDDFDQVIIDHMVAEFKKENGIDLSKDKMALQRLKDAAEKAKKDLSGVAQTQISLPFITAGEAGPLHLEMNLSRAKFEELTAHLVERTMGPTRQALKDANMSASGIDKVLLVGGSTRIPAVVEAIKKEIGKEPSKGVNPDEVVALGAAIQGGVLQGDVKDVVLLDVTPLSLGIETMGGVFTKLIERNTTIPTSHSQVFSTAADNQTAVDIHVLQGEREMAQYNKTLGRFQLTDIPPAPRGVPQIEVSFDIDANGIVNVRAKDLGTNKEQSITIKSSSGLSDDEVEKMVKEAEENAEADKKKREEVELRNESDQLIFTTDKTIKDLGDKVTEEDKNKAEEAKEALKKSLDGTDLEEIKSKKEALQEHVQNLSVKLYEQAQQQAQQGNTDDSVVDADYEEVNEDGNK, from the coding sequence ATGGGTAAAATTATTGGAATCGATTTAGGAACAACAAACTCTTGTGTTGCTGTAATGGAAGGTGGAGAAGCTAAGGTTATTCCAAACCCTGAGGGGAATCGTACAACTCCATCTGTAGTCGCGTTTAAAAATGGGGAAAGACAGGTTGGGGAAGTAGCAAAGCGTCAAGCTATCACAAATCCAAATACAATCATATCTATTAAGCGCCATATGGGAACTGACTACAAAGTTCAAGTAGACGATAAGTCTTATACACCACAAGAAATATCAGCTGCCATTTTGCAATATATTAAATCCTATGCTGAAGATTATCTCGGTGAAAAAGTAGACAAGGCTGTTATCACCGTACCTGCCTACTTTAATGATGCTGAGCGTCAAGCTACTAAGGATGCTGGTAAAATTGCAGGATTAGAAGTGGAGCGTATTATCAATGAGCCAACTGCAGCAGCATTAGCCTATGGAATTGATAAAGAAAATGAAGATCAAACTATACTAGTCTATGACCTTGGTGGAGGTACCTTTGATGTTTCCATCTTAGATATTGGAGATGGGACCTTTGAAGTAGTGGCTACTGCAGGGGATAACCGTTTAGGTGGAGACGATTTTGACCAAGTAATCATCGATCATATGGTTGCTGAATTTAAAAAAGAAAACGGAATTGATCTTTCTAAAGACAAAATGGCTTTACAGCGCCTAAAAGATGCAGCTGAGAAAGCAAAGAAAGACCTTTCAGGCGTAGCTCAAACTCAAATTTCTCTTCCTTTTATCACAGCGGGTGAAGCTGGACCATTACATTTGGAAATGAATCTTTCCCGTGCTAAATTTGAAGAGTTAACCGCTCATCTTGTAGAACGTACAATGGGTCCAACTCGCCAGGCGCTAAAGGATGCAAATATGTCTGCAAGTGGGATAGACAAAGTTCTTCTTGTCGGCGGATCAACAAGAATTCCTGCTGTTGTTGAAGCGATTAAAAAAGAGATTGGGAAAGAACCTTCTAAAGGGGTTAACCCAGATGAAGTTGTAGCACTTGGAGCTGCCATTCAAGGTGGAGTTTTGCAAGGAGATGTTAAAGATGTAGTTCTTCTTGATGTAACACCACTTTCTCTAGGTATTGAAACAATGGGTGGAGTATTTACAAAGTTGATCGAAAGAAATACAACGATTCCAACGAGTCATTCTCAAGTATTCTCAACAGCTGCTGATAACCAAACTGCTGTTGATATCCATGTCCTTCAAGGGGAACGTGAGATGGCACAATATAATAAAACATTAGGTCGTTTCCAATTAACTGATATTCCTCCGGCACCAAGAGGGGTTCCACAAATAGAAGTATCCTTCGATATCGATGCTAATGGTATTGTTAACGTCCGTGCTAAAGACCTTGGCACAAATAAAGAACAGTCTATCACCATTAAATCTTCCTCTGGATTATCCGATGATGAAGTAGAAAAAATGGTGAAGGAAGCTGAAGAAAATGCAGAAGCAGATAAAAAGAAAAGAGAAGAAGTTGAACTTCGCAATGAATCTGACCAACTCATTTTCACTACAGACAAGACCATTAAGGATCTCGGTGATAAAGTAACAGAAGAAGATAAAAACAAAGCTGAAGAAGCAAAAGAAGCTCTTAAGAAGTCCTTAGATGGTACAGATTTAGAGGAAATCAAGTCTAAGAAAGAAGCCCTTCAAGAGCATGTTCAAAACCTTTCAGTTAAGCTTTATGAGCAAGCTCAACAACAAGCTCAACAAGGAAATACAGATGATAGTGTAGTTGATGCTGATTATGAAGAAGTAAATGAGGATGGAAACAAGTAA
- the prmA gene encoding 50S ribosomal protein L11 methyltransferase: MKWSEICIHTTNEAVEPVSNILHEAGASGVVIEDPQDLVKERETFFGEIYELNPDDYPEEGVYVKAYLPVNSFLGETVDQIKLATQNLVKYDIDIGKNAVTISEVNEEEWATAWKKYYKPVKISEKITIIPTWEEYAPVSSDEIIIELDPGMAFGTGTHPTTVLSIQALERLVKNGDKVIDVGSGSGVLSISAALLGAKKVYAYDLDEIAVKSTIINAKLNKVDDIVSSKQNNLLEGVTETADIIVSNILAEIIIQFVDEAFEQVKPGGYFITSGIIKGKKNEVKDKMEKAGFEIIEINQMEDWISIIGKKPPKG, from the coding sequence TTGAAATGGTCTGAAATTTGTATTCATACAACCAATGAGGCGGTTGAGCCTGTTTCAAATATCTTACATGAAGCAGGGGCAAGCGGAGTTGTTATTGAGGACCCGCAGGATTTAGTTAAGGAAAGAGAGACTTTCTTTGGTGAGATTTATGAATTAAACCCTGATGATTATCCAGAGGAAGGAGTCTATGTAAAGGCCTACTTACCAGTTAACAGCTTCTTAGGAGAAACTGTCGATCAAATCAAGCTTGCAACCCAAAATCTTGTGAAATATGACATTGACATTGGGAAAAATGCAGTAACGATTAGTGAGGTAAATGAAGAAGAGTGGGCAACTGCCTGGAAGAAATACTACAAACCTGTGAAAATTTCAGAAAAGATTACAATTATTCCAACATGGGAAGAATATGCTCCCGTTTCAAGTGATGAGATCATCATTGAACTGGATCCAGGAATGGCTTTCGGAACGGGTACCCACCCAACCACTGTATTAAGTATTCAGGCACTTGAACGCTTAGTGAAGAATGGGGACAAAGTAATTGATGTCGGCTCAGGATCAGGCGTTCTTTCTATTAGTGCAGCCTTACTGGGAGCGAAGAAGGTATATGCTTATGATTTGGATGAGATTGCTGTAAAATCAACCATTATAAATGCCAAGTTAAATAAGGTAGATGATATTGTTTCCTCTAAACAAAATAACTTGTTAGAAGGAGTTACTGAAACGGCAGATATTATTGTTTCTAATATTCTTGCCGAAATTATCATTCAGTTTGTTGACGAGGCCTTTGAACAAGTAAAACCTGGTGGATATTTTATTACATCTGGAATTATTAAAGGGAAGAAAAACGAAGTAAAAGATAAAATGGAGAAGGCAGGTTTTGAAATTATAGAAATCAATCAAATGGAAGATTGGATTTCTATAATAGGAAAAAAACCTCCTAAAGGATGA
- the mtaB gene encoding tRNA (N(6)-L-threonylcarbamoyladenosine(37)-C(2))-methylthiotransferase MtaB: MPSVAFHTLGCKVNHYETEAIWQLFKDQGYERVDFERQSDVYVINTCTVTNTGDKKSRQVIRRAIRRNPDAVICVTGCYAQTSPAEIMNIPGVDIVVGTQDRVKMLDYIEQYKTERQPINGVTNIMKTRVFEEMDVPSFTDRTRASLKIQEGCNNFCTFCIIPWARGLLRSRDPEGVVKQAQQLVDAGYKEIVLTGIHTGGYGEDLKDYNLAKLLRDLDKKVVGLKRIRISSIEASQITDEVIEVLDQSDKVVRHLHIPLQSGSSTVLQRMRRKYSPEFYKERIEKLKIALPGLAITSDVIVGFPGETAEEFQETFDFIKEVGYSELHVFPYSQRTGTPAARMENQVDDEIKNERVHRLLTLNDQLAKEYASHYEGEVLEVIPEEKSKEQPNKKLLVGYTDNYLKVVFEGTEDLIGEIVRVKINKAGYPYNEGEFVRVLTEQHMVKTS, translated from the coding sequence ATGCCATCTGTAGCTTTTCATACACTAGGCTGTAAAGTAAATCATTATGAAACGGAAGCAATTTGGCAATTATTTAAAGATCAAGGTTACGAAAGAGTTGATTTTGAAAGACAATCTGATGTGTATGTCATTAATACTTGTACTGTAACTAATACAGGTGATAAAAAGAGTAGACAAGTTATTCGTCGAGCTATTCGCCGCAATCCGGATGCTGTTATTTGTGTTACCGGCTGTTATGCCCAAACCTCACCAGCGGAAATCATGAATATTCCAGGTGTTGATATAGTGGTTGGAACGCAGGATCGTGTAAAAATGTTAGATTATATCGAGCAATATAAAACAGAGCGCCAGCCTATTAATGGTGTTACGAACATTATGAAAACACGTGTTTTTGAAGAAATGGATGTGCCTAGTTTCACAGACCGAACACGTGCTTCATTAAAGATTCAGGAAGGTTGCAATAATTTCTGCACCTTCTGTATTATTCCTTGGGCGCGAGGATTACTTCGTTCAAGAGACCCTGAAGGGGTTGTTAAACAGGCCCAGCAATTAGTTGATGCAGGATATAAAGAAATAGTTCTCACAGGAATTCATACAGGTGGCTATGGTGAGGATCTAAAGGATTATAATCTTGCAAAACTTCTTCGTGATTTGGATAAAAAAGTTGTTGGACTAAAACGCATTCGTATCTCGTCTATTGAAGCGAGCCAGATTACCGATGAAGTAATTGAAGTTCTTGATCAATCAGATAAGGTAGTTCGTCACTTGCATATTCCTCTTCAGTCAGGATCAAGTACGGTCCTTCAAAGAATGAGAAGGAAATATTCTCCTGAGTTTTATAAGGAAAGAATTGAAAAGCTAAAGATAGCTTTACCAGGATTAGCCATTACGTCTGATGTTATTGTTGGATTTCCAGGTGAAACAGCCGAAGAATTCCAGGAAACTTTTGATTTTATAAAAGAAGTTGGATATTCTGAATTACATGTTTTTCCTTATTCTCAGCGCACAGGGACTCCTGCAGCAAGAATGGAAAATCAAGTGGATGATGAGATAAAAAACGAACGTGTCCACCGATTATTAACTTTAAATGATCAATTGGCAAAGGAATATGCTTCACACTATGAAGGTGAAGTACTAGAAGTTATTCCTGAAGAGAAATCTAAAGAACAACCAAACAAAAAACTTCTAGTAGGCTATACTGATAACTATTTAAAGGTTGTTTTTGAAGGTACAGAAGATTTAATTGGGGAAATTGTAAGAGTAAAAATTAACAAAGCAGGCTATCCTTATAATGAAGGAGAGTTTGTAAGAGTCCTAACAGAACAGCATATGGTAAAAACTTCATAA